In a genomic window of Methanomicrobia archaeon:
- a CDS encoding nucleotidyltransferase domain-containing protein: MLSEAVVEKITKELKTFFGTELASIVLYGSYAEGKETKYSDIDILVVVRRQFEDRSARRACEIALRKRLYRAVGQVSPRVIGTDILFTTRRNFNPLLLNILKHGIPLLDDGTFATLKAEFQRMINDKILQPKEEYWMVATTWAIAVKENYKVEKAVR, encoded by the coding sequence ATGCTGTCTGAAGCAGTGGTGGAAAAGATCACGAAGGAATTGAAGACCTTTTTCGGCACCGAGCTGGCGAGCATCGTGCTGTACGGGTCATATGCCGAAGGTAAGGAAACGAAGTATTCCGACATCGATATCTTGGTCGTCGTACGGCGGCAGTTTGAAGACCGAAGTGCCCGCAGAGCGTGTGAAATCGCGCTGCGAAAACGCCTCTATCGGGCTGTCGGGCAGGTCTCACCACGTGTGATTGGCACTGACATCCTCTTCACGACCCGGAGAAACTTCAACCCGCTGCTCCTGAATATCCTCAAGCACGGCATCCCGCTCCTCGATGACGGCACGTTCGCAACGCTCAAAGCAGAATTCCAGCGCATGATAAATGATAAAATACTACAGCCGAAGGAGGAATATTGGATGGTCGCAACCACATGGGCAATCGCAGTAAAAGAGAATTACAAAGTAGAGAAAGCGGTGCGGTGA